The Meriones unguiculatus strain TT.TT164.6M chromosome 9, Bangor_MerUng_6.1, whole genome shotgun sequence genome window below encodes:
- the Mustn1 gene encoding musculoskeletal embryonic nuclear protein 1, whose protein sequence is MSEVGAPEAPIKKKRPPVKEEDLKGARGNLAKNQEIKSKTYQVMRDCEQAGSAAPSVFSRNRTGAETVFEKPKDGPAKSVFG, encoded by the exons ATGTCTGAG GTTGGCGCTCCTGAAGCCCCCATCAAGAAGAAACGCCCCCCTGTGAAGGAAGAAGACCTGAAAGGGGCCCGAGGGAACCTGGCCAAGAACCAGGAGATCAAGTCTAAGACATACCAGGTCATGCGGGACTGTG AGCAAGCCGGCTCAGCTGCCCCATCTGTATTCAGCCGCAACCGCACAGGTGCTGAGACAGTCTTTGAGAAGCCCAAAGACGGACCTGCCAAGAGTGTCTTTGGCTGA